ACTAACTGAATCATCAATTAAAGTTGAGCCGATTTGAATTTTTAAACCGCCTAAAATAGATCTATCAACAATATTTTCTGCAATAATATTTTTATTCAATTTTTGCGAGAGAATATTAGTAATATTGCCTAAAGATTTTTCATCAAGTTTTTTTGTGCTTGTAATAATAGCCTTAGATTTTCCTGATGATTTATTAATCAAATTTTCAAACTGAATAGTGATTTCCTTAAGTAAACCGCCCCTTCTACTTGCAACTACAAGCGATATAAAATCAGCAATATTTTTTGAAATATTTAAGTTTGTGCAAACTTCTAAAATTGTTTTTGCCACTAATTTTTTTGAGATGGCTTGATTAGAGATAAAATCAGATAATTCGC
The Rickettsiales bacterium genome window above contains:
- the atpH gene encoding ATP synthase F1 subunit delta, translating into ELSDFISNQAISKKLVAKTILEVCTNLNISKNIADFISLVVASRRGGLLKEITIQFENLINKSSGKSKAIITSTKKLDEKSLGNITNILSQKLNKNIIAENIVDRSILGGLKIQIGSTLIDDSVSEKLNKLKKVLSN